The DNA sequence CTTGAAATTGTTAAAAGTCTCGAAGATAATGCTAAGAAAGTTGGTCAGATCATCCAGTTAGTAGGAGACATTGGGGAACAAACAAATTTACTTGCATTGAATGCTTCCATTGAAGCTGCTCGAGCAGGACAACATGGCAGAGGATTTGCGGTCGTTGCCGAAGAGGTACGAAAATTAGCCGATGAAAGCGCAAATGCCGTTCAAGGAATTTCAAGTCTTATTGAGAATATCCAGTCTGAAGTGATAAATGTTGTGAATCAAATTACGATACAAGTTCAGAATGCAGATATGGAAGCGCATAAAGGATCCAGGACGAATGAAGTAATAGAAAAAATGACAAAAACAATTCTTGAAGTGGCACGTAGCGTTGAACAAATATCAAAACTTGTCGATCATCAAATGGAGGGCATTGACAAAAGCGCACATCAGTCTCGCGAAGTAGCCCATATTGCAGAAAAAACTTCAGAAAGTGCAATGGAACTTGCTATTGCTACAAAGCAACAAGCGGAAATCGTCGATCAGGTTGAAGCCCTTGTAGATAATTTAAGAATACAGTCAGAAATTCTGACAACTGCAATTACCCGCTTTCGCAAATAATTGGTAGGCTTTACTAAATTTATAGAGAAATGCTCTGTTACCAACTAATCATAGGCGTACATGTACGCCTATGATTTTATAACGTTATCGTGAGCTTGTTGCTTAAAGAAAAGTAAGCCTATTGTATAAGTACGACTTTACCAGAATCAATAAAGTAAAGCTCAGAAATACCATCGATATAATTGATATCCGCTTTGGCTTTGACACTGTCGGTTTCCGCAGGCTGAGCACCTTGCTGTCCTTTATACGAAGGATCGTAGAAAAGAATTTTAAACTTGCGAAGATTGCTGTTTGAAAGTTGATCCCGCTGTTCTCTAATAATACCGGTTAGAACATTCTCATCAATAGAAGGTGGCTGGATATATAAGACCTGAGATTTCACTTCAGACTGCGTATACAGGATAGTGTAAGTAAGCTTTGCAGAAGAGTTTACTGTAAAGTCCCCGTTAATCGTAAAATCTGCACGATTTGCATTGGCTATGGCCAAGGATGTCAAGCTGGTACTGGATCTCGGTAATAAGTTTTTTATTAAAAGGGTATCTGTACCTTGATTTTTGTTGTCGCTGTCCCGGTACGTAACATACACTTTTCCGGAGAATATATACTCTGAAGAGTTGGAAACTGATATGTTCACTTTTCTTTGATTTTTAGAATTTAAGTACTGAAAGTCTGCAGATGCTGAGATATCTTTGAGATTAGCTGATAATATCAGCTGCTGGCTGTTTTGATTGTTGGGCGTTGCTGGCTGAGTCTTTGAAGATAAGCTGGAACTGCTGGCCTTTGTTGAAGAATCAGTCTGTTGAGTTGTTGTCGGCGTATTTTTAGAACAACCAGATAACAATAGTAGGAAAAGGCAGGTTAAGATTATCGTATTTTTCATTGGAGCTCCTTTAGTACAAAGAATGAATTTGTTTGATTAATTCCATTATATAATAAAATTAATTTTGAAGCGAAATAACAAGTGAATAAATTGCAATTGCATATAGTTAGGACAGAGCATTACGCTGCTCTGTTCTTTTGCGGCAAGGCAAGTGAAACTGAAAATAGCTCTGAAAACAGAGCTATAATTAATTACACTTTTGCAGAAACTTATTTCGTTTGATAAAGAGATATTCCTAAAGATAATAAGACAAGAGAGAAATATGAAAGAATTAAAACTGTATTTCAAGCTTGTCGCCTTCCATGCTTCCAGTGAAATCTGCCCAGTTATGTGGGAACTCTAACACAAAAGCGGCATCCTTGATGCATGGGGAGACCTTTTTCGGAGAGAGATTATCAATGATTTTGACAATTTTCAGATCCTTGCTGACAAACCAGACAGAGAGGGGATAGCGCATCCCGATCATGTGGACCTGGTTGCAGGGATTAATCAACATACCATGAAAATCATCCAATTGCCTGGTTCCCAGCAGACCTCTCAGTCTGGTGAAAAAGGTGTCTGCCAGTAGAACCGTCCCAAGATTCTTTTGTATTCTTTGGTTGAAAACAGTTAACTCTTTCATGAGACTGATTTCCTCGTTCTTCTTAGAGAGAATCTCAGATTATTCTTTGAATAGTCTTCATACCACAGACAAAAAATTATTTACCTAAAATATCCATGATATTGATGATTGCCGGACCAAGTATGACAATGAAAAGGCTTGGAAAAACAAAGAAAACAAGCGGGATCATCATCTTAACGGGGGCTTTTTGCGCGGCTTCCTGCACGCGCTGTTTTCTTCTCAGACGGATTTGCGCGGACTGATTCCTGAGGACATTTCCCATAGAGATACCGAGCTGGTCAGCTTGAACCAAAGAGGCAATGACATTGCTTAAATCTTCTACGTCATTTTTTTTGGCCATGTCTCTCAAAGCCTCCCGGCGCGGTTTGCCAATTTTGATTTCCTGGAGAACCAAGTTAAACTCTTCAGCAAGAATGCCTTTTTGTTTTTCTACGACTTTCATCATGGCTGCATCAAAGCCAAGTCCGGCTTCAACACTGACCATAACGAGATCGAGGATGTCAGGAAGCGTACGAAGAATCTCACCCTTACGTTGTTTGATTTTTGATTTAAGCCAGAAACTGGGAGAAATATTTCCAATAACGAAACAAAATAATGGAAATTCAATTTTTGTTAGGATTGGAAAGCTTAAAATAAAGCTTAAAGCAGCAGCTGCTATTGCAAAGCATAGGCCAAGGATGAACCTAAGCGCTTTCCATTCAGCTGATGACCAGCCCTTTAATCCGGCAGCAATTAATTCCGTGTCTTTCGGGTCTGTTTCTTTGCTGTTTTTTGAGAAGGCGATGATCAATCTGCGAAAAAAACTGTTCTCAGATTTTTCTTGCTTGTTTTTATCTTGCTTGCTTTTGTCTTTTTTGGATTTTTCTTTTTGATTTTCTTCATTTTTTGTTGGCACTGAAGATCTTCCAAGGGAACGCATAATCCTGCTCTGGGAAAGAGAAGGCTGTTTCATGGACAGAATCGCCAGAACTAAGAAGAAAATAAGGCAAAAACCGCTGAAAACCAAGATTGACTCCATGACAATCTCCCCTAGAATTTAATATTAACAATCTTTCTGATGGCGATAAAACCGATGATTTCCAGAACAGCTCCACAACATAATAACACAATTCCGAGTGGATCCTGGAACAGCGGCATCATAAATGAAGGCTGCATCATCGTGATAACCAGGCCAATTAAGATAGGCAAAGCACCAATAATATATCCGGATAATCTACCTTGAGCAGTAAGTGTTTTGATCTCGCCTTGAATCTGTAAACGTTCCTGAATTGTATCGTGAATATTAATTAAAATTTCGGCTAGATTACCACCAATTTGCCGTTGAATCAGGATGGCAGTTACCATTAATTCCAGGTCTTTGCTTTCAACCCGCTGCGAGAGATTTAGCAAAGCATTTTCGGTAGACTCCCCATAGGCCATCTCTTTCAGGGTAATTTTGATTTCGGAGGAGAGTGGATCTGGCATTTCCTGGGCAGCCATTTCCATGGCCTGAAATAAACTAAAACCGGCTTTTAAGGAATTGGCAAGGGTCAGAAGTATATCCGGCAGCTGGTTATTGAATTTCTTGATTTTTTTATTTTTAGCACTGCTGATATACAGCCTGGGAAAGATCAAACTTAACAGTGGCAGAATAATAAAAACAGCACTCAAAGGCAGAAGAATTAAGGCGATAAGGAAAGCAAGAATGAACAAGAAGATTTGCATCACGATGAATTCTCTGCCAGTTAACCCAATGTCACCGCTGTAAAGATCTTTATCAAGTTGTTTGCCCCATTTTCGAGGTGTATATTTGGACAGGGAAGTCAGATACTCTTTCCAGGAAGCAGCCTTCTTGGCTTTAACCGGGGTATCTTCTTTTTCTGCAACTAGTCGCTTAACTTTATCTTCGACGCTTTCATTTTTTGGTTTCAGGGCCATGATTAGGGAGTATATCAGGATAAATCCCATAATCGAGGCCACAATGATGATCTTTGTCATAAAAATACCTCCAACGGCCACGGATGACTAATCAACTAACAAAAATATTGTCCGGCAGGATTTGGCCTGTGGCAGCCAGCGTATCCATAAAGCGGGGGCGGACACCAGTAGCCTTAAAGCCACCGAGGACATGGACATTGGAATCAACACCCTTTTGTTCAAATTTGTAGATATCCTGGGTGACGATGGTGTCTCCTTCCATACCAAGAACCTCCGTTATATGGGTAATCTTGCGGGTACCGTCCCTGAGACGGCTTTGCTGAACAATTAAATTGATTGCACTCGAGATCTGCTCACGAATAGCCCGGATTGGAAGATCCATGCCGGCCATCAGGACCATTGTTTCAAGACGGGAGAGCATGTCCCTCGGGGTGTTAGCATGACCTGTGGTCAGGGAACCATCGTGTCCAGTATTCATCGCCTGCAACATATCCAAGGCTTCTCCGCCGCGGACTTCACCGACGATGATCCGGTCAGGCCTCATACGCAGCGTGTTTCTAACCAAGTCACGAATGGTGATAGCACCTTTTCCTTCTATGTTTGGCGGCCGGGTTTCAAGCGTTACCAAGTGGCTTTGATCAAGCTGCAGTTCAGCAGCATCTTCGATGGTAATAATCCTTTCATGATCTGGAATAAAGGAAGATAGAACGTTTAATGTCGTGGTTTTACCGGAGCCGGTACCACCAGAGACGACAATATTCAGTCTGGCTTTAACACAGGCTTCGAGGACAAGCGCCATATCACGGGTTAGCGTGCCAAAATTAATCAGGTCTTCGACACGGTAGGGGTCACGTGAAAATTTCCGAATCGTAATGGTAGGACCTTTAAGAGCCAAAGGCGGGATAATTGCATTTACCCTGGAACCGTCTGGCAGACGGGCGTCTACCATTGGCTGACTTTCGTCAATTCTGCGACCGATCGGCGCGACAATTTTTTCAATGATATGCTGGACGTGTTGGTCATCATTAAAGGTTACATTGGATAATTCAACAATACCGTGACGCTCGACATAGACCTGGCTAGGTCCGTTGACCATAATTTCCGAAATACTGTCATCGTTTAGCAGTGGGGAAATGGGACCAAAACCGAGGATTTCATCAACCACTTCCTGGACGATTCTTTGTCTCTCATTACGGGGCAGAAGGGCACCGTTGGTTTCAACATACTGGTCTATGACCTTTTGAACGATCGGCTCGACTTCTTGAGGATCAACATCATTGAGTTGGATATTTTTGATGGTTTCCTTATGGATAATACTTTTGAGTTCCCTCCAGGGATCAACGGGCTGAGTGGAAGGAGAAGGGGTAAAGGCTTGTCTGATTTCAATCAGGCTCTGTTTCTCTGATCCGGTTCTTTCGCGTTCTTTTCCTCTTTCCTGTTCTAAACGGCTAAGCAGCGACATGCGTTCAACCTCCAAATCTTAAAAAGGAAAGACGGCTAGTTTCTTTGCTGTCCTGTCCTTTTTTAGTTATTTCCGAATTAACACCTAGCGTACTTACCATTTTTTTAATTTCCAGAGCGGGAGCCGAACGGGCTAAAGCCTCAACAAACGGTACACCTTTATTAAGCACCGATGTGAGCTGTTCTTCATAAGGAATAAGATAGGTTACATTCAGGCCGAGGCTGCTTTCAATATCCTTCATGCTGATGCCGATTTTCTTTTCAAATTTATTTAGAATCAACTTGATTTTTGGGGAATAATCAAGCGTGTGCATGATTTCCAGCGCCAGCTTGGTATTTTTGATTGATGGAATATCCATGCCGGCCACAACCCAGATCTCGTTTGCGGCCTCTAAGCCGGCAAGGCTGATATCATCAAAACGGCTGGTATTGTCAAGAATAACAAAATCATAATGGATTTTTACCTCCTCCAGGATTTGCCCAATATGTTCCATGGTTACTTTTTCTGCATATTCGGGGCGATTCGTAGCCGCCAGGATCTCCAGTCCGGAAGAATGGCTCAGGGTATGAAGCCGGATATCTTCTTCTTTGATCGAACCGGCCTGAACCAGATCGGTAATTGTCCTTTTCGGAACAAGATTTAAGAAGGAGGCGATGTCTCCAAATTGCAGGCTCAAGTCCAATAAAAGGACTTTGGATGACTTCGCCAATTCAACACCGAGGTTCACAGCGGTCGTCGTTTTGCCTACCCCTCCCTTGGCGCTGAAAATACTGATTACTTTTGCTGCAGTGTCGGATGTTTTCACAGCGGAATCGGGGGACAGAGGGGAATTGATCATTTCTCTTTTGCGGCTTTCCTTGTGATATACATTCAGGATCGTACTGGTAAGTTCTTTGCCGGTAAACGGTTTGACGATATAAGATTTGGCTCCGGCCATCATGGCTTTGGTCATATGGTCGGGGTCGTTTTCAACGGACATCATAATAATGGAGGTATTTGGAACGCGGAAAGAAAGTAGTTCTGTTGTTTTTATCCCGTCAATGTCGGGCATGCTGATATCCATTAAAATAATTTCCGGTTTCAACAATTCTGCCAGACGGATTGCTTCTGAACCACAGCCCGCTTCGCCAATGACTTCAAAGCCGGAATCAAGAGCAAGGATTCGGCGAATGTTTTCTCGGGTATTTCTGATATCATCAACAATTAGAATCCGTATACCTTGCATGCGCTATACCTCCTTTTTATTTATAATGACCGAAGTAATCGGCGTTTGTATAGACATTGGGATCGATGGGTGCTTCGGTGTAAGTTTCTTTATTGGCGGGGTTTCTCAGCAGTAAGCGGATGGAACCTTTTTCACTGCCCAGTGTTACGGCCATAGACTGGGAGACGCTCATAGCAAGGACATAAGAGCCGGGATTTTCGGCAGTTTCTCCTTCTTTGAGAATGGTGTCACCCGTGTTTAAGACCAAAACATCCTGGGCAGCTAAAGAAGTAATTGTTCTTTGATTTCCCTGGCTGTCCTTAATATCCATGGTAATCAGGACATCCACATGATCACCGGGCTTTACCTTATAGCTGACACTGCCAACCAGATCGACAGGAATAGCAACGGCTCTTTTACCTGAAGGAACAGTCAGTGAAAAGCTGTCGGCTGAGGCACCTGAACTGCTGCCGGTTTGGTACGGATCTCCAAGCATCGGACTCAGCAGTACATCACCCTGACTGACATCAACCAGGAGCACCCGGCCAGTTAATTCTTTCACGGTAGAGGCGCCTCCCTGAGGATAGCTTGAAAGCGGAATTTGTTTGATTTGGAGTTGATCAGCCTTTAGGATACTTCGGGAGGAAATATCCGCTGCTGCAACAACCAGTGGTTTCAATTCTTGACTTGATGCTCCCGAACCATAGTTCAGGTAGAAAAAGACAGCCAAGCTAAAAATCAGTCCTGAGATAATCGCCATAAAAACATAGAATTTTCTTTTCACCAGTTATCCCTCAATTCATTAGCAGTTTTATAGAATATAAGCCGTAATCCTGTACGGGGTTATTTCCGTCATCAATAATTGAACTTGTTTCTTTGCCGAGCGTGGAACAGGTCTTTAAAAAACGCCCGGTGATAAAACAGTCATTGCCATTGTGAGTTACATTTTCAATGAAAAAAGCGGCAAATCCTAAAATTTTAACTTCCTGGATGGATTCACCTGATCGAGTGAGGACTTGTACGATTGGAATAAAGACAATCTCGGGAGCATTACTGTCATGATCAGTAAAAGTATTCCCAGGGACACGAGTATCGGAAGCAAGCCGGGTATCAAGACCTTTTCGTGTCGGACCGCTCATATTACCGGTTTCTATCTGCAGGGTCTGACCCACAGATAGCGGGGTATTATTTCCGTAGGAGAGTGCATCCTCATACGTACTTGCACCGGATCCATCTAGTCTAACAGGTCCGTACCAGCCGGTTTGACCTTCCGGTGGCGCATTCTTCAACGTATATTCCTGGCCATAGACAAAGTCCTGTATCGTAACACTTAAAGGAGCGGCTCCGGCGATACTGCGGACAGGGTAAACACCTGCCTTGGAACGTGCACCGACTTTTCCTTTGGTAATGCCAAGTACTTTGGCCAAAAACATAGAATGTTCTTCAGAAGCAGATACCTCAATTTCCCGGTTATGATTGGATATCGAAATTGAGGGGAGGGAGACATTATTATTGGCCGCATATTCTGCAGCGGTTAGATAAGCGTCCTGCGGACTGTCCGGTAATTCTTGAGCACCTGCTAACGCTGCTGCATCTACCGCATTCTGTAACTTTGCTTTTTCCACGTAGAGAACGGCCATATCTGTACATAGGGCACCAAAGCCCAGAAGAACGACTAAAAGTACTGCCGTAAGAATGGCAATACTGCCTTTTTCATTTTTGAGTGGATGATTCTTCATAGCAAAGTCACTCCTATTCAATGCGCATGGACAGGCTCGCATGGATCACAACCGGATTCGGAACAATATGATTTAATACCGGAGTCGTAAGAGACACAGGATAAGAGGCTGATACCGTAACATTTGAGCCGGAGTGTCTGCTAGACTCAATTGGAGTGATCTGAATGGTCAGCAGGTTGCGGTCTAATAAGGGGGCGGAATCAGCTACTGAAGCCTTAATTGTACTGTCCAGTCCGCTCAGGCTGGCTGTCCGCGCACCGCTTCGGACGGCGTTATTGAGGGTCACATAGGAATAGCCGAGCCGCCCGAACTCAACTACGCCAAAGACTAGAAGCAGAAAGATGGGCAGGACCAGAGCAAATTCGACAAGAGACTGGCCATTGGAGGATTTTATTAATTTTTTTAGCATTTTCTATACCCTCCCAATGCAGATTATAATAAACGTTCGCCCCATCAACTCAAATATCACTGAGCAGATATGGGATAATTAACAATTCAAAGACTGTTTTGAATACCTGATAAGAGAGGTAACTTTTCTTAGTTTAAGAAAGCCCTACTGTTCTCTGACAGTAGAGCTTTCTCTGAGAACCCACAAAGATCATGCTGGTGGCTTGAGAGCAGCGCCAATTGACTCCATAATACCATTCAAGTTTGTGCCGATAACTCCGACTGCAGCAATGACTACGATTGCAATTAAAGCGATTATAAGACCGTACTCTGTAAGTGCTTGACCCTTTTCATCTTTTTGGAATCTTTGAAGGAACTGAACGAGGTATAACATCATGATAATCTCTCCCTTTAATAATATATTTTTGTTTTTTAGTGTTCTGGTTTGTATTACAAATTTACAACAGTTTGACAATTGAAACAATTCACCGTAAGTCACGATGTGATAGGACTAAAGACTTATTAATATCCTGTGCTTTTTAAGAATCTTATCAAATAAGGGTTGATTGTCCTGAGAATTTCTTGTTTTTAGGTGATAAATGTTTTACATTATATATACCATCATATAACCGTCATATAAAGGTAAGAATTATTATCGAGGACTCAACAAGGAATCATTCAAAGGCCTTAAATGTTGAATAATTAAAGGAATTAGCTTAGAATTGTGGAAATATTACTGTTGTAATGTGTTACGAAGGCTATAAAGACCATGGAAATTGTAAAGACAGAAAAGACAGAAAAGACAGAATGAAAAGCTGGGGGTTTGGAACGTTGGCGACGAAGGCGACAAAAAAGAACCGACGGGGGTCACGTAAAAAAAGACAGTCCGTTCATGATACGATTCGAAATGAGATTATTGGAATCCTGGTGATGGGTTTGGCCTGTCTGGGATTTGTCATGCTATATTCCAACAGCAAGGGTGCTATTGTCACGCTGATTATTAAAGCACTCAGGATTGCGGCAGGCGATGGCAGTGTCGGGATTTTTATCATCCTCGGCGTTATAGGGATCAGCCTGATGAGTAACAACCGGAGAAGTATAAAATCCAGGATAACCGGTGCGGTTTTATTATGGCTCGTAGCAGAAGGATTCCTTCATCTCGGGTCATCTGCTGCGTATGATACTGCAGGGCTGCTTGAGCTTGGCAAAGCCGGATTAGGAGGTGGCCTCCTCGGCGCGGCGATCAGTATCATGCTGGTCATGCTGGTCGGCGTGACAGGCAGCTATGTGATTCTGGCAGTGCTGGCCTTGATCGGCGCCATCCTGGCAATGAACCGCTCTCTGGTCGGGACGGTCAAAGACCTGTTGTCCCTCACAGCCAGTTTCGCACAGATGGTCGATCGTCACATCAGGGATTTTCTGCAGGTACTGGCGGACGGACGCCAAGAAAGACAGGAGCGTAAAGAGGATGCCCGGAACAG is a window from the Dehalobacter sp. DCA genome containing:
- a CDS encoding type II secretion system F family protein, which translates into the protein MTKIIIVASIMGFILIYSLIMALKPKNESVEDKVKRLVAEKEDTPVKAKKAASWKEYLTSLSKYTPRKWGKQLDKDLYSGDIGLTGREFIVMQIFLFILAFLIALILLPLSAVFIILPLLSLIFPRLYISSAKNKKIKKFNNQLPDILLTLANSLKAGFSLFQAMEMAAQEMPDPLSSEIKITLKEMAYGESTENALLNLSQRVESKDLELMVTAILIQRQIGGNLAEILINIHDTIQERLQIQGEIKTLTAQGRLSGYIIGALPILIGLVITMMQPSFMMPLFQDPLGIVLLCCGAVLEIIGFIAIRKIVNIKF
- the cpaB gene encoding Flp pilus assembly protein CpaB; amino-acid sequence: MKRKFYVFMAIISGLIFSLAVFFYLNYGSGASSQELKPLVVAAADISSRSILKADQLQIKQIPLSSYPQGGASTVKELTGRVLLVDVSQGDVLLSPMLGDPYQTGSSSGASADSFSLTVPSGKRAVAIPVDLVGSVSYKVKPGDHVDVLITMDIKDSQGNQRTITSLAAQDVLVLNTGDTILKEGETAENPGSYVLAMSVSQSMAVTLGSEKGSIRLLLRNPANKETYTEAPIDPNVYTNADYFGHYK
- a CDS encoding Flp family type IVb pilin encodes the protein MMLYLVQFLQRFQKDEKGQALTEYGLIIALIAIVVIAAVGVIGTNLNGIMESIGAALKPPA
- a CDS encoding response regulator, encoding MQGIRILIVDDIRNTRENIRRILALDSGFEVIGEAGCGSEAIRLAELLKPEIILMDISMPDIDGIKTTELLSFRVPNTSIIMMSVENDPDHMTKAMMAGAKSYIVKPFTGKELTSTILNVYHKESRKREMINSPLSPDSAVKTSDTAAKVISIFSAKGGVGKTTTAVNLGVELAKSSKVLLLDLSLQFGDIASFLNLVPKRTITDLVQAGSIKEEDIRLHTLSHSSGLEILAATNRPEYAEKVTMEHIGQILEEVKIHYDFVILDNTSRFDDISLAGLEAANEIWVVAGMDIPSIKNTKLALEIMHTLDYSPKIKLILNKFEKKIGISMKDIESSLGLNVTYLIPYEEQLTSVLNKGVPFVEALARSAPALEIKKMVSTLGVNSEITKKGQDSKETSRLSFLRFGG
- a CDS encoding type II secretion system F family protein produces the protein MESILVFSGFCLIFFLVLAILSMKQPSLSQSRIMRSLGRSSVPTKNEENQKEKSKKDKSKQDKNKQEKSENSFFRRLIIAFSKNSKETDPKDTELIAAGLKGWSSAEWKALRFILGLCFAIAAAALSFILSFPILTKIEFPLFCFVIGNISPSFWLKSKIKQRKGEILRTLPDILDLVMVSVEAGLGFDAAMMKVVEKQKGILAEEFNLVLQEIKIGKPRREALRDMAKKNDVEDLSNVIASLVQADQLGISMGNVLRNQSAQIRLRRKQRVQEAAQKAPVKMMIPLVFFVFPSLFIVILGPAIINIMDILGK
- a CDS encoding CpaF family protein, translating into MSLLSRLEQERGKERERTGSEKQSLIEIRQAFTPSPSTQPVDPWRELKSIIHKETIKNIQLNDVDPQEVEPIVQKVIDQYVETNGALLPRNERQRIVQEVVDEILGFGPISPLLNDDSISEIMVNGPSQVYVERHGIVELSNVTFNDDQHVQHIIEKIVAPIGRRIDESQPMVDARLPDGSRVNAIIPPLALKGPTITIRKFSRDPYRVEDLINFGTLTRDMALVLEACVKARLNIVVSGGTGSGKTTTLNVLSSFIPDHERIITIEDAAELQLDQSHLVTLETRPPNIEGKGAITIRDLVRNTLRMRPDRIIVGEVRGGEALDMLQAMNTGHDGSLTTGHANTPRDMLSRLETMVLMAGMDLPIRAIREQISSAINLIVQQSRLRDGTRKITHITEVLGMEGDTIVTQDIYKFEQKGVDSNVHVLGGFKATGVRPRFMDTLAATGQILPDNIFVS
- a CDS encoding TadE/TadG family type IV pilus assembly protein, with the protein product MLKKLIKSSNGQSLVEFALVLPIFLLLVFGVVEFGRLGYSYVTLNNAVRSGARTASLSGLDSTIKASVADSAPLLDRNLLTIQITPIESSRHSGSNVTVSASYPVSLTTPVLNHIVPNPVVIHASLSMRIE
- a CDS encoding pilus assembly protein TadG-related protein, whose product is MKNHPLKNEKGSIAILTAVLLVVLLGFGALCTDMAVLYVEKAKLQNAVDAAALAGAQELPDSPQDAYLTAAEYAANNNVSLPSISISNHNREIEVSASEEHSMFLAKVLGITKGKVGARSKAGVYPVRSIAGAAPLSVTIQDFVYGQEYTLKNAPPEGQTGWYGPVRLDGSGASTYEDALSYGNNTPLSVGQTLQIETGNMSGPTRKGLDTRLASDTRVPGNTFTDHDSNAPEIVFIPIVQVLTRSGESIQEVKILGFAAFFIENVTHNGNDCFITGRFLKTCSTLGKETSSIIDDGNNPVQDYGLYSIKLLMN
- a CDS encoding DUF192 domain-containing protein, whose product is MKELTVFNQRIQKNLGTVLLADTFFTRLRGLLGTRQLDDFHGMLINPCNQVHMIGMRYPLSVWFVSKDLKIVKIIDNLSPKKVSPCIKDAAFVLEFPHNWADFTGSMEGDKLEIQF